A single window of Leptolyngbya ohadii IS1 DNA harbors:
- a CDS encoding GNAT family N-acetyltransferase: protein MGNNLSVFPQTQSILTTPRLTLRSLSENDAPAIQEALSDRAIADTMISFPFPYPPGAAADYIRRQQTAFEQGEAVTFGIELGNEQAEQKQIIGAIEIREIDREHLQAELSFWLAKNFWKQGYMSETLPPILQYAFLDLGLNRLYAYYMTRNPACGRLLRDYGFVQEGVLRQRVRKWGEFEDVVLMSILREEW from the coding sequence ATGGGCAACAATCTCTCTGTCTTTCCTCAAACGCAGTCGATTCTCACGACTCCACGCCTGACTCTGCGCTCGCTGTCTGAAAACGATGCCCCTGCCATTCAGGAGGCGTTAAGCGATCGGGCAATTGCGGACACCATGATTTCCTTTCCTTTCCCCTACCCACCGGGAGCCGCCGCAGACTATATTCGTCGCCAGCAGACTGCGTTTGAGCAGGGGGAAGCCGTTACCTTTGGGATTGAGCTTGGGAATGAGCAGGCGGAGCAAAAGCAGATTATTGGGGCGATCGAAATTCGAGAAATCGATCGGGAACACCTTCAGGCAGAACTCAGCTTTTGGCTGGCAAAAAACTTTTGGAAGCAGGGATACATGAGCGAAACGCTACCGCCCATCCTGCAATATGCTTTTTTAGATCTAGGGTTAAACCGCCTCTATGCCTACTACATGACCCGCAATCCTGCCTGCGGGAGACTGCTGCGCGACTATGGCTTTGTGCAGGAAGGAGTGCTGCGGCAGCGGGTTCGCAAGTGGGGCGAATTTGAAGACGTGGTGCTAATGTCGATCCTGCGCGAGGAATGGTAG
- a CDS encoding cyclic nucleotide-binding domain-containing protein: MEFADAEPQSNEDNLSEKPEATDTLQRFEWLRQQTSLNAVSDEALKAIASQLQVKFVPANKRLVLEDTLPDALYILRSGHLEAYHTNPDSLARASSLLPGTILHLRELLLEQPVNQTIVTLDDCELWQMPRADFLKLVQDYPEIQIIFSRYLAAQLAEVTSQLAFEQERQTALRPYVVPKVRRGIIGSSRYATRLRQDIKKAASDRKPALIFGEPGLEKDNIAALIHFGSGDRKQPLIKVNCDTLQVSGADLFGRAGGKPGLLAWVGRGTLMLNNVQDFPANLKPKLIRLLESGEYTQTVREGDPEPAPQKSEARILMTSEKAMPELDRKQCVTHSIKVPPLRVRKADIEAQVKYYISLSCRARGLPQPELAPEALRRLQGYDFPGNLTELENLVTRAIVQSNGASVLTEEVFWASRSRNKRFRLNLLNTYPRLRQFLRSSWYPDRINYGLTTWLFALVVAIGWLGPQSRDQNFVLNLFWAWWWPLMLLLFPFVGRIWCAFCPFMIYGEIAQKLSLKLFPRQLLPWARNPAERWGGWFLFGMFALILLWEELWNLENTAYLSSCLLLLITAGAVIFSLLFERRFWCRYLCPIGGMNGLFGKLAMIELRAQQGICAASCNTYHCYKGGPAEGEGQETGGCPVYSHPAQLEDNKDCVLCMTCLKACPHRSVELNLRPPGIELWTTHKPSYSEIALLLLLFGAVFLHRLPEIVNRFQLPIDLSHFGIHAGVSVAALLVPAIVVLSADRVMRWVDRSLKPRPFLELAYGYLPLVLGSSLAHYLRLGLTEAGRILPVTVATFGMSDRLSFPLPVVVADSAVIAFLQGVSLLAAALLSIVLTQNIARQPIANLLPQHLATIGLTVLLWQLIV, translated from the coding sequence ATGGAATTTGCAGACGCTGAACCTCAATCAAACGAGGACAACTTATCAGAAAAACCAGAGGCGACGGACACTTTACAGCGATTTGAGTGGCTGCGTCAGCAAACCTCCCTCAATGCCGTATCGGATGAGGCATTAAAGGCGATCGCGTCTCAGCTTCAGGTGAAATTCGTACCAGCAAACAAACGGCTGGTGCTGGAGGATACCCTGCCGGATGCGCTGTATATTCTGCGATCGGGACATCTAGAGGCGTATCACACGAATCCCGATAGTTTGGCGAGGGCAAGTAGTCTCCTGCCGGGAACCATTTTGCATCTGCGGGAACTGCTGCTGGAACAGCCTGTGAATCAAACGATCGTCACCCTGGACGACTGCGAACTGTGGCAGATGCCCCGCGCCGATTTCCTGAAACTGGTGCAGGACTACCCGGAAATTCAGATTATCTTTTCGCGCTATTTGGCTGCCCAACTTGCCGAAGTCACCTCCCAGCTTGCATTTGAGCAAGAGCGACAGACTGCCCTTCGTCCCTATGTGGTACCGAAAGTGCGACGGGGGATCATTGGCTCCAGCCGATACGCGACCCGACTGCGGCAGGATATTAAGAAGGCGGCAAGCGATCGCAAACCTGCCCTGATCTTTGGCGAACCGGGATTAGAAAAAGACAATATCGCGGCACTGATTCACTTCGGCTCAGGCGATCGCAAACAGCCTCTTATTAAAGTAAACTGCGACACGCTTCAGGTCAGCGGTGCAGATCTGTTTGGACGGGCGGGCGGCAAACCCGGACTGCTGGCATGGGTGGGACGGGGAACGCTGATGCTGAACAACGTGCAGGACTTTCCCGCCAATCTGAAACCCAAGCTGATTCGCCTGCTGGAATCGGGGGAATACACACAGACCGTCCGCGAGGGCGATCCGGAACCCGCGCCGCAAAAATCCGAGGCTCGCATCCTCATGACTTCGGAGAAAGCGATGCCGGAACTCGACCGCAAACAGTGTGTCACCCACTCAATTAAAGTGCCGCCCCTGCGCGTGCGGAAAGCCGATATCGAAGCACAGGTGAAGTACTACATCAGTTTGTCCTGTCGGGCACGGGGACTGCCCCAGCCGGAACTCGCACCGGAAGCTTTGCGGCGACTCCAGGGATACGACTTCCCCGGCAATCTGACGGAACTGGAGAATCTGGTGACGAGGGCGATCGTCCAATCCAACGGAGCCTCCGTTCTCACCGAAGAAGTGTTCTGGGCATCCCGGAGCAGAAACAAACGATTTCGGCTAAATTTGCTCAACACCTATCCGCGTCTGCGGCAGTTCCTCCGAAGTTCCTGGTATCCCGATCGCATCAATTACGGCTTAACAACCTGGCTATTTGCGCTGGTGGTGGCGATCGGCTGGCTGGGTCCGCAGAGTCGCGACCAGAATTTTGTGCTGAATTTGTTCTGGGCGTGGTGGTGGCCCCTCATGCTGCTGCTGTTTCCCTTTGTCGGGCGGATCTGGTGTGCCTTTTGTCCGTTTATGATCTACGGCGAAATTGCCCAGAAGCTCTCGCTCAAACTATTTCCGCGCCAACTATTACCCTGGGCAAGAAATCCGGCGGAGCGATGGGGCGGCTGGTTTCTGTTTGGGATGTTTGCCCTGATTCTGCTTTGGGAAGAACTGTGGAATCTGGAAAATACTGCCTATCTATCAAGCTGTCTGCTGCTGCTGATCACGGCGGGAGCCGTCATCTTTTCCCTTCTGTTTGAGCGGCGGTTCTGGTGTCGCTACCTCTGTCCGATCGGCGGCATGAACGGGCTGTTTGGCAAACTGGCAATGATTGAACTCCGCGCACAGCAGGGCATCTGTGCCGCAAGCTGCAACACCTACCACTGCTACAAAGGCGGACCAGCAGAAGGCGAAGGGCAGGAAACGGGCGGCTGCCCAGTTTATTCCCATCCGGCACAGCTAGAAGACAACAAGGATTGCGTCCTGTGCATGACCTGCCTGAAAGCCTGCCCCCACCGATCGGTCGAGTTAAACCTGCGTCCGCCGGGAATCGAGCTTTGGACAACCCACAAGCCCAGCTACTCGGAAATTGCCCTACTGCTGCTGCTGTTTGGTGCGGTGTTTCTGCATCGCCTGCCGGAGATTGTCAATCGCTTTCAGTTGCCGATCGATCTCAGTCACTTTGGCATTCATGCAGGTGTCTCTGTTGCGGCTCTGCTGGTTCCGGCGATCGTGGTGCTATCTGCCGATCGGGTTATGCGCTGGGTAGACCGATCGCTCAAACCCCGACCCTTCCTTGAACTGGCGTATGGCTATTTGCCGCTCGTTCTAGGCAGCAGTCTGGCACACTATTTGCGACTGGGCTTAACCGAAGCCGGACGAATTCTCCCCGTCACCGTTGCCACCTTTGGCATGAGCGATCGTCTTTCTTTCCCCCTGCCCGTCGTCGTTGCTGATTCTGCCGTAATTGCCTTCCTTCAGGGAGTCTCCCTCCTCGCGGCTGCGCTTCTCAGCATCGTGCTAACGCAGAATATTGCCCGTCAACCGATCGCGAATCTGCTTCCCCAACATTTGGCAACGATCGGGTTAACGGTGCTGCTGTGGCAGCTTATTGTTTGA
- the psaK gene encoding photosystem I reaction center subunit PsaK: MINLMLLADVAPRSVQWSPSVAIVMIACNLFAIAIGYYAIQKRGVGPKLPVEMPAMFTGFGLPELLATASFGHILGAGMILGLTNAGVL; encoded by the coding sequence GTGATCAATCTGATGCTGCTTGCTGATGTTGCTCCTCGCTCGGTGCAGTGGTCGCCCAGCGTCGCGATCGTGATGATTGCCTGCAATTTGTTTGCGATTGCGATCGGCTATTACGCGATTCAGAAGCGGGGCGTAGGTCCCAAACTGCCGGTTGAGATGCCTGCGATGTTCACCGGGTTCGGACTGCCCGAACTGCTTGCGACCGCTAGCTTTGGTCATATTTTAGGTGCAGGAATGATTCTGGGCTTAACGAACGCCGGAGTTCTGTAA
- a CDS encoding dihydroorotase, producing MTAELIRQVRLLDPVTQSDRVADVLLVDGVIQSVEAEIRDYPQDTQIRDGAGLILGTGLVDLYSHSGEPGHEERETIDSLAAAAIAGGFTRLTLLPDTRPAVDNPATVAWFQSQCQKFAVPKIQTWGALTLGVKGEQMTELAELAESGIAGFTDGQPIQNMTLLRRLLEYGEGLAHPIALWCCDRSLTGNGVVREGAESLRLGLPGSPDYSETAPLAALLECVATIGTPVHIMRVSTARGVELIRHAKAAGLPVTASTTWMHLILNIEAVHSYDPSLHIEPPLGNPIDQAALLEGIRSGVLDAIAIDHSPYTYEEKTVAFAESPPGAIGLELALPLLWQELVATEKLAALTLWQALSTNPARLLNQTPSTLQAGQPAECVLFDPNESWEVNSRSLKSRSTNTSWLNQTLQGRVLQVWGGKL from the coding sequence ATGACTGCTGAACTGATCCGCCAAGTCCGCCTGCTCGATCCTGTCACTCAAAGCGATCGGGTTGCGGATGTTTTGCTAGTGGATGGCGTGATTCAGTCGGTCGAAGCAGAAATTCGCGACTACCCGCAGGACACCCAGATCCGCGATGGGGCAGGGCTGATTCTCGGTACGGGCTTGGTGGATCTGTACAGCCATTCCGGTGAGCCAGGACACGAGGAACGGGAGACGATCGATTCTCTGGCGGCGGCGGCGATCGCGGGGGGCTTCACTCGTTTGACCCTGTTACCCGATACCCGTCCTGCGGTGGATAATCCGGCGACGGTTGCCTGGTTTCAGTCCCAGTGCCAGAAGTTTGCAGTGCCTAAAATTCAAACCTGGGGGGCGCTGACGCTGGGCGTAAAGGGCGAACAGATGACCGAACTGGCGGAACTGGCGGAGTCGGGGATTGCCGGATTTACGGACGGTCAGCCCATCCAGAATATGACCCTGCTGCGTCGCCTGCTGGAATACGGGGAAGGGTTGGCACATCCGATCGCCTTATGGTGCTGCGATCGATCCCTAACCGGAAATGGAGTCGTGCGAGAGGGTGCAGAATCTCTGCGGCTAGGACTGCCCGGAAGCCCAGACTACTCGGAGACCGCACCGCTGGCGGCTTTGCTGGAATGTGTGGCGACGATCGGAACTCCGGTGCATATTATGCGAGTTTCCACAGCGCGAGGCGTAGAACTAATCCGGCACGCGAAGGCAGCAGGGCTACCCGTTACGGCAAGTACGACCTGGATGCACCTTATCCTCAATATCGAGGCAGTCCACAGCTACGATCCGAGTCTGCACATCGAACCGCCTTTGGGAAATCCGATCGATCAAGCAGCACTTCTGGAGGGCATTCGATCGGGGGTGCTGGATGCGATTGCGATCGATCACAGTCCCTACACCTACGAAGAAAAGACCGTTGCCTTTGCCGAATCTCCACCGGGGGCGATCGGGCTGGAACTGGCGTTGCCGCTGCTGTGGCAGGAACTCGTCGCGACTGAAAAACTGGCTGCCCTCACCCTCTGGCAGGCACTCAGCACGAATCCGGCAAGACTGCTGAATCAGACTCCCTCTACTCTCCAGGCGGGTCAGCCTGCGGAATGCGTTTTGTTTGACCCTAACGAATCCTGGGAGGTAAATTCTCGATCGCTCAAATCCCGATCGACCAATACCTCGTGGCTAAATCAAACCCTTCAGGGACGGGTCTTACAGGTCTGGGGAGGGAAACTATGA
- a CDS encoding histidine phosphatase family protein yields MTRVILVRHGESTYNVERRVQGHCDQSDLTEKGQAGARQVGAALQGIKFDAVYSSPLKRAKQTAQLILSSLSDQGTAVPDLRLTDNLKEINLLQWEGLTFDEVEQQYPEGFLLWRDRPLELKMPMETPEGIVDFYPVPALYEQAQQFWQDILPQHLGETILVVAHSAINRCLIGAAVGQGAGSYKAMHQSNCGISVLNFAGGLGDPVQLESVNLTAHLGEPIPKPRKGTKGARFLLVRHGETNWNRDKRFQGQIDVPLNDQGRVQAGQAAEFLKDVTIDRAVSSPMLRPKETAEIILKYHPDITLELDDRLCEISHGLWEGKLEAEIEAEFPGELKQWQIAPETVQMPEGENLQQVWDRVVLAWQDLVASTPESQGDRPTTVLVVAHDAVNKAILGYLIDRGPETFWVFKQGNGAVTVIDYPQGNQGKPLIHALNITSHLGGVLDKTAAGAL; encoded by the coding sequence GTGACTCGCGTTATTCTGGTTCGGCACGGAGAAAGCACCTATAACGTCGAGCGGCGGGTGCAGGGACATTGCGATCAGTCGGATTTGACGGAAAAGGGGCAGGCAGGGGCACGGCAGGTTGGCGCAGCCCTCCAGGGAATCAAGTTTGATGCGGTCTACTCCAGTCCGCTGAAACGGGCAAAGCAAACGGCACAACTTATTCTTTCCAGCCTGAGCGACCAGGGCACAGCCGTTCCCGATCTGCGACTGACGGACAACCTGAAGGAAATTAACCTGCTCCAGTGGGAAGGACTCACCTTCGATGAGGTCGAGCAGCAGTACCCGGAGGGCTTTTTGCTCTGGCGCGATCGTCCCCTGGAACTCAAGATGCCAATGGAAACTCCGGAAGGCATCGTCGATTTCTATCCGGTTCCGGCTCTCTATGAGCAGGCACAGCAGTTCTGGCAGGATATTCTGCCCCAGCATTTGGGCGAAACGATCCTCGTCGTGGCGCACAGTGCGATTAATCGCTGTCTGATCGGAGCGGCAGTGGGGCAGGGAGCAGGAAGCTATAAGGCAATGCACCAGTCGAACTGTGGCATCAGCGTCCTGAACTTTGCGGGCGGGCTGGGCGATCCGGTACAGCTAGAGTCGGTGAATCTGACAGCCCATCTAGGTGAACCCATTCCCAAGCCGCGCAAAGGCACAAAGGGCGCAAGATTTTTGCTCGTTCGCCACGGCGAAACCAACTGGAATCGAGACAAGCGGTTTCAGGGACAGATCGATGTGCCGCTCAACGACCAGGGACGGGTACAGGCAGGTCAGGCAGCGGAATTCCTCAAGGACGTGACGATCGATCGTGCCGTGAGTAGCCCCATGCTCCGCCCGAAGGAGACGGCAGAAATTATCCTCAAATATCATCCCGATATCACGCTGGAACTGGACGATCGCCTGTGCGAAATCAGCCACGGACTCTGGGAAGGCAAACTGGAAGCCGAAATCGAAGCGGAGTTTCCCGGTGAACTGAAGCAGTGGCAAATCGCCCCCGAAACTGTCCAGATGCCCGAAGGTGAAAATCTTCAGCAGGTGTGGGATCGGGTTGTGCTTGCATGGCAGGATCTAGTGGCATCCACGCCGGAATCCCAGGGTGATCGACCGACGACTGTACTGGTCGTGGCTCACGATGCGGTGAATAAGGCAATTTTGGGTTACTTGATCGATCGCGGTCCCGAAACCTTCTGGGTGTTCAAGCAGGGCAACGGAGCCGTCACGGTCATCGACTATCCGCAGGGCAACCAGGGCAAGCCGCTGATCCATGCGCTGAATATCACCAGTCATTTGGGCGGCGTATTAGATAAGACCGCAGCCGGAGCGTTATAG
- a CDS encoding CPBP family intramembrane glutamic endopeptidase, with product MSQIRKLILSVITLIVVLFLGGSLFASFSEPQITDRLELYQTDLLLRASELKPTPSDPPNLATVRNTLLGENPAKTALEQYQSVRSSATENLEELQTRLTAAQDQLPRSPEPNNPETRTTPAPTEPATLEEQDKQLRLAVEQQQSLIDQLDLRIGLLQAEQNKTDAAIDTWRTLKDRLASFQPTAQRPSGKVSDRNSTASIRAITPVLIGLWSEPPRLLPNAESQIQTSLDGWFRDRSLRRLYALQQRQDSLTALEANQQQVARSTLVKLALVGVAPAIGSFVGVVLLLVVVGRWLTRAKQPPEKENLAWQVPWTGETAWQVLVGGFFFLGQLVVPAALHFLPINFSAFGTRAQAVNTLCYYLLMAGATLLTLYFSIRSYLPLPKDWFQLTGRRNWFLWGVGGYLVALPLMLAVSLVNQQLWQGQGGSNPLLQIVLEEGDPIALGIFLFTAAVAAPVFEELLFRGFLLPSLTRYFPVWGAIALSSLLFAIAHLSLSEVLPLAVLGSILGFVYTRSRGLLTPMLMHSLWNSITMLGLFILGRG from the coding sequence ATGAGTCAAATAAGAAAGCTGATTTTAAGCGTGATTACGCTTATCGTGGTTCTGTTTCTGGGCGGCTCCCTGTTTGCCAGCTTCAGCGAACCCCAGATTACCGATCGCCTGGAACTGTACCAGACCGATCTGCTGCTGCGTGCCAGCGAACTGAAACCCACCCCCTCAGATCCACCGAATCTGGCAACGGTGCGGAATACCCTGCTGGGCGAGAATCCGGCGAAAACGGCGTTAGAACAGTACCAGTCTGTCCGAAGCTCCGCGACGGAAAACCTTGAGGAATTGCAGACCCGCCTCACCGCTGCCCAGGATCAGCTTCCTCGATCGCCCGAACCTAACAATCCTGAGACGCGCACCACTCCCGCCCCCACGGAACCCGCCACCCTCGAAGAGCAGGACAAACAGCTTCGACTGGCGGTAGAACAGCAGCAGTCCCTCATCGACCAGCTTGATCTGCGAATCGGACTACTCCAGGCGGAGCAAAACAAAACCGATGCGGCGATCGACACCTGGCGCACCCTCAAAGATCGGCTTGCCTCCTTCCAGCCCACTGCTCAGCGTCCTTCCGGCAAGGTCAGCGATCGCAATTCCACCGCTTCGATTCGGGCAATTACTCCCGTCCTGATCGGCTTGTGGAGTGAGCCGCCTCGCCTGCTGCCCAACGCGGAATCCCAGATCCAAACTTCTCTAGACGGCTGGTTTCGCGATCGATCCCTGCGCCGACTCTATGCCCTGCAACAGAGACAAGACTCTCTGACGGCTCTGGAGGCAAATCAGCAGCAAGTGGCGCGATCGACGCTGGTAAAGCTGGCTCTGGTGGGAGTGGCTCCGGCGATCGGCAGTTTTGTGGGAGTTGTGCTGCTGCTGGTCGTGGTGGGACGGTGGTTAACTCGAGCAAAGCAGCCCCCAGAGAAAGAAAATCTGGCGTGGCAGGTTCCCTGGACGGGGGAAACGGCATGGCAAGTGCTGGTAGGCGGGTTCTTCTTCCTGGGTCAACTTGTGGTTCCCGCTGCGCTCCATTTTCTGCCAATTAACTTTTCAGCGTTTGGCACCAGGGCACAGGCAGTCAACACCCTCTGCTATTACCTGCTAATGGCAGGCGCAACTTTGCTGACGCTCTATTTCTCAATCCGATCGTACCTTCCCTTACCGAAGGACTGGTTTCAGCTCACGGGCAGACGCAACTGGTTTCTGTGGGGGGTCGGCGGCTATTTAGTCGCACTTCCACTGATGCTAGCGGTCTCTCTGGTGAATCAACAGCTCTGGCAGGGTCAGGGAGGCAGTAACCCCTTGCTGCAAATCGTACTGGAGGAAGGCGATCCGATCGCGCTGGGAATTTTCCTGTTTACCGCAGCGGTGGCGGCTCCCGTGTTTGAAGAGTTATTGTTTCGCGGATTCCTTTTGCCCTCACTCACCCGCTATTTCCCCGTCTGGGGTGCGATCGCCCTCAGCAGCCTTCTCTTTGCGATCGCCCATTTGAGCCTATCGGAAGTGCTGCCCCTCGCAGTTCTGGGATCGATTCTGGGATTTGTCTATACGCGATCGAG
- a CDS encoding class I SAM-dependent methyltransferase: MTGRLQLEPSNPALCQIIADRIASSLNQRITFAEFMDLALYEPQHGYYARFQSKIGAQGDFATSPHLGSDFGELLAVQFAQMWETLDRPNPFTLVEMGAGQGLLAQDIVRHLHKNYYECFAALRYVIVEKSPAFVAEQKARLKSLIDSWGEIQWQTWEDIPADSIVGCCFSNELVDAFPVHRVVITNGQLQEIYIAIGSEISADPALASDANFVEVLGEPSTPRLTEYFQHLGIDLAAFPNHYRTEVNLAAIGWLHTVSDRLKQGYLLTIDYGYPAHRYYNPTRSTGTLQCYYRHAHHDNPYRAIGYQDITAHVNFTALEQHGTAAGLEAIGFTQQGLFLMALGLGDRLMALSQPDPDLNLQIILQRREALHGLMNPIGLGNFGVLIQSKGLPQNISLQGLQTL; this comes from the coding sequence ATGACGGGACGGTTGCAGCTAGAGCCGAGTAATCCTGCCCTCTGTCAAATCATTGCCGATCGAATTGCCTCCAGTCTCAATCAGCGCATCACCTTTGCCGAATTCATGGATCTGGCGCTCTACGAGCCACAGCACGGCTACTATGCCCGCTTCCAGTCCAAGATTGGCGCACAGGGAGACTTCGCCACCTCGCCGCACCTGGGATCAGACTTTGGGGAACTGCTTGCCGTCCAGTTCGCCCAGATGTGGGAAACCCTCGATCGCCCCAATCCCTTTACCCTGGTCGAAATGGGAGCCGGACAGGGCTTACTCGCACAGGATATCGTCCGCCATCTGCATAAAAACTATTACGAGTGCTTTGCCGCTCTGCGGTACGTCATCGTCGAAAAGTCGCCTGCCTTTGTCGCGGAACAGAAAGCCCGCCTGAAATCGCTGATTGACTCCTGGGGCGAAATTCAGTGGCAAACCTGGGAAGACATTCCCGCTGATTCGATCGTCGGCTGCTGCTTCTCCAACGAACTGGTAGACGCTTTCCCCGTTCATCGCGTCGTCATCACGAACGGACAGCTTCAGGAAATCTACATCGCCATCGGCAGCGAAATTTCTGCCGACCCCGCACTCGCCTCCGATGCCAACTTTGTAGAAGTCCTGGGCGAACCCTCCACCCCTCGCCTCACCGAATACTTCCAGCACCTCGGAATCGATCTGGCGGCTTTCCCAAATCACTACCGAACGGAGGTGAATCTGGCGGCGATCGGCTGGCTGCATACCGTCTCCGATCGACTCAAACAAGGCTATCTCCTGACAATTGACTACGGCTATCCTGCCCACCGCTACTACAATCCCACCCGCAGCACCGGAACCCTTCAGTGCTATTATCGCCACGCCCACCACGACAACCCCTATCGGGCGATCGGCTACCAAGACATTACGGCACACGTTAACTTCACGGCACTAGAACAGCACGGCACAGCGGCAGGCTTAGAGGCGATCGGCTTCACCCAGCAGGGCTTGTTCCTCATGGCACTAGGTTTAGGCGATCGACTGATGGCACTCTCCCAGCCCGACCCCGACCTCAACCTGCAAATCATCCTGCAACGTCGCGAAGCACTCCACGGACTCATGAACCCGATCGGCTTAGGCAACTTCGGTGTTCTCATCCAGTCCAAAGGACTTCCCCAAAACATCTCCCTTCAGGGACTCCAAACTCTCTAG
- a CDS encoding site-2 protease family protein translates to MRSGWQVGRIFGIPLLLDQSWFWIVALITFQYGTVWQREGWGGLLPWFAGLAMALLLFASVLAHELGHSLVARSQGINVTSIRLFLFGGVASIEKESKTPGQAFQVAIAGPAVSFAIFVILTAVRLALPLPEPAEAVIGTLAGINFVLALFNMIPGLPLDGGQVLKAAVWKATGSRMKGVRWAARTGQTLAWTAVIAGLFLFLATVQFSYFWLALLGWFGVQNASAYNRVTDLQEALSQLTAEQAMTREFRVVEADMTLREFADKYLINEIKPTVYYAASEGRYRGLVAPERMQEIERSLWEHETVQTLVDPLTDIPSVAENISLIEVIDRLEVEELRRITVLSPAGAVAGVIDRGDIVRALATKLKIALPEEVINRIKEEGAFPPGLQLQEIAKSASAN, encoded by the coding sequence ATGAGGTCAGGTTGGCAGGTTGGTCGGATTTTTGGCATTCCTTTGCTGCTTGACCAATCGTGGTTCTGGATCGTTGCGCTCATTACCTTTCAGTACGGCACAGTTTGGCAGCGGGAAGGCTGGGGCGGCTTGTTGCCCTGGTTTGCAGGACTGGCGATGGCACTGCTGCTGTTTGCTTCGGTACTGGCACATGAACTGGGGCATAGCTTAGTTGCCCGATCGCAGGGTATTAACGTCACTTCGATTCGGCTGTTTCTGTTTGGCGGCGTAGCCTCGATCGAAAAGGAATCGAAAACGCCGGGACAGGCTTTTCAGGTGGCGATCGCGGGTCCAGCGGTCAGTTTTGCTATCTTTGTGATTCTTACCGCAGTACGGCTGGCGTTGCCCCTCCCCGAACCAGCAGAGGCAGTGATTGGAACGCTGGCTGGCATTAATTTTGTGCTGGCGCTGTTCAACATGATTCCGGGTTTGCCGCTGGATGGCGGTCAAGTCCTTAAAGCAGCCGTCTGGAAAGCCACGGGCAGCCGGATGAAGGGAGTCCGATGGGCAGCTCGTACAGGACAAACCCTCGCCTGGACAGCCGTGATCGCAGGACTCTTCCTGTTTCTCGCGACGGTTCAATTCAGCTATTTCTGGCTGGCGTTGCTGGGCTGGTTTGGCGTGCAGAATGCAAGCGCCTACAATCGGGTGACGGACTTGCAGGAAGCACTGTCCCAGTTAACCGCCGAGCAGGCAATGACGCGAGAGTTCCGGGTGGTGGAAGCCGATATGACCCTGCGCGAATTTGCCGATAAGTATCTCATTAATGAAATAAAGCCAACGGTCTACTACGCCGCCTCCGAGGGACGCTATCGCGGTCTGGTTGCCCCGGAGCGGATGCAGGAAATCGAACGGAGCCTGTGGGAACACGAAACGGTTCAGACCCTGGTTGATCCCCTTACGGACATTCCTTCCGTCGCTGAAAACATATCCCTGATTGAGGTGATCGATCGCCTTGAAGTGGAAGAGCTGCGTCGCATTACTGTCCTTTCTCCGGCAGGCGCAGTGGCAGGCGTGATCGATCGGGGGGATATTGTGCGGGCACTGGCGACGAAACTCAAAATTGCCCTGCCCGAAGAGGTGATCAACCGCATCAAAGAAGAGGGGGCGTTTCCACCGGGACTTCAGCTTCAGGAAATTGCAAAGTCAGCGAGTGCCAATTGA
- a CDS encoding photosystem I reaction center subunit XI — protein sequence MTSVNSEVIRPADDPQIGNLATPINSSAFTKALINNLPAYRAGLSPQRRGLEIGMAHGYLLFGPFAFTSQFRNTGVSDIVGLIEAVVLVVILTVCLSLYAGVNPLKPISTVTTPKTPGNLENSEGWSEFAGSFLVGGIGGAAFAYIVYEIFKSGVLQTFGNLVQ from the coding sequence ATGACAAGCGTTAATAGTGAGGTCATTAGACCTGCGGACGATCCGCAGATTGGCAACCTGGCAACGCCGATTAACTCGTCTGCGTTCACGAAGGCACTGATCAACAATCTGCCTGCATACCGGGCAGGTCTGTCGCCCCAGCGTCGCGGACTGGAGATCGGCATGGCACACGGCTATCTGCTGTTTGGACCGTTTGCGTTCACCAGCCAATTCCGCAATACGGGCGTTTCCGATATTGTCGGTTTGATCGAAGCCGTAGTTCTGGTGGTTATCCTCACCGTTTGCCTTTCCCTGTACGCAGGCGTGAACCCCCTGAAGCCCATCAGCACCGTCACCACCCCGAAGACTCCCGGCAACCTGGAGAACTCGGAAGGCTGGAGCGAGTTTGCGGGTAGCTTCCTGGTCGGTGGAATTGGCGGTGCGGCATTTGCCTATATCGTGTACGAAATCTTCAAGTCTGGCGTTCTGCAAACCTTCGGTAATCTGGTGCAGTAA
- the psaI gene encoding photosystem I reaction center subunit VIII, with amino-acid sequence MAASFLPSILVPIVGWVFPAVAMAFLFIYIEREDPSGI; translated from the coding sequence ATGGCAGCTTCTTTCTTGCCTTCTATCCTGGTTCCGATCGTCGGTTGGGTATTCCCGGCTGTGGCGATGGCATTTCTGTTTATCTACATCGAGCGCGAAGATCCGAGCGGCATTTAG